The following coding sequences lie in one archaeon BMS3Bbin15 genomic window:
- a CDS encoding putative transposase: protein MKRTNTFNLNPTKEQESRLFKLADNCSRMYNEINYKRRQSFFGGEIDWNTAQLYKKYIRVVGSATAQQIIIKNNEAWKSFFFLFKGKKQGKLPENIKKIGVPGYWKDRKTGERDLRILIRNNCYKLRGDILKLPFKLEIKWRGRNKWYGKQGRLEIAYDRLSRKWYAFQPVLVTPAHQPTKNKKAYVDLGVKVPIMAWIPGERIFGYRANSMLADWWYLNHRIAEHQSTLKEVNNRHTSKHLSKLYRKRQRRFRSHMNRIIKDFVKVCWHKGVSYIICGDLRNIRDSAKFNKKANSMIHNFWSIGYILKRLKEKSEGYGIKVTPVDERETSSVCPRCQSKHMVKRKRLFKCLDCKLEAHRDAVGSVNIGLAQGESFTSAGVINRVVTRPSLSNVA from the coding sequence ATGAAAAGGACTAATACTTTCAACCTGAATCCGACAAAGGAGCAGGAGTCGAGACTATTTAAGTTAGCTGACAACTGCTCAAGAATGTATAATGAAATTAACTACAAAAGAAGGCAATCCTTTTTTGGTGGAGAAATAGATTGGAATACTGCTCAATTATATAAAAAATACATCAGGGTAGTGGGTTCTGCAACAGCACAGCAGATAATAATTAAGAACAATGAAGCTTGGAAATCTTTTTTCTTTCTGTTTAAGGGTAAGAAACAGGGTAAGCTACCAGAGAATATAAAAAAGATAGGAGTGCCAGGCTATTGGAAAGACAGAAAAACAGGTGAGCGAGATTTAAGGATTCTAATCAGAAATAATTGTTATAAATTAAGAGGTGACATACTAAAACTACCCTTTAAATTAGAAATAAAATGGAGAGGTAGAAATAAATGGTATGGCAAACAGGGAAGATTGGAAATAGCCTACGATAGACTCTCACGCAAATGGTATGCTTTTCAACCTGTGCTGGTAACTCCAGCACATCAACCAACTAAAAACAAAAAAGCATACGTTGACCTGGGAGTAAAAGTTCCAATCATGGCGTGGATTCCCGGAGAAAGAATATTTGGATACAGAGCCAATTCTATGCTAGCAGATTGGTGGTATTTAAACCACAGGATTGCTGAACACCAGTCCACTTTGAAGGAAGTAAACAACAGACATACATCAAAACATCTGAGTAAACTATACCGCAAAAGACAGAGAAGATTCAGAAGTCATATGAACAGGATTATAAAAGACTTTGTTAAGGTCTGCTGGCACAAAGGAGTTTCATACATAATCTGTGGAGACCTGAGAAATATACGAGACAGTGCTAAGTTCAACAAAAAAGCAAATTCAATGATTCACAACTTCTGGAGTATTGGATATATATTAAAAAGGCTTAAAGAAAAATCAGAAGGATATGGAATTAAAGTAACACCAGTAGATGAAAGAGAAACTTCCAGCGTTTGTCCTAGATGTCAGTCAAAACATATGGTGAAAAGGAAAAGGCTATTTAAATGCCTGGATTGTAAATTAGAAGCACATAGAGATGCTGTGGGTAGTGTGAATATAGGGCTCGCTCAGGGTGAAAGCTTCACATCTGCGGGAGTCATTAACAGGGTGGTGACACGCCCTTCGCTAAGTAATGTAGCGTAG
- a CDS encoding cytidylyltransferase family protein — MDLETRRQFIHMSGLATPFYLLIIKIYFGNMAPAFLLAIMLAIGYFVASLYSKGVKLPLFSQLIDMAERERSKVTPGRGTFRFYTGALLAYILMLVFNKPYFMFASAVLVLAMGDSASTLVGVRFGRNKIPYNKHKSIEGAVAGFSFAFIGIFLAQVLIFAVSPLYAVIISVSASFIGMLVESLPLPVDDNLSIPVATIVFLSIIF, encoded by the coding sequence TTGGATTTAGAAACAAGAAGACAATTTATACATATGTCAGGTTTGGCTACACCGTTTTATCTGCTGATAATAAAAATTTATTTTGGTAATATGGCGCCTGCTTTTCTTTTGGCTATTATGCTTGCTATTGGCTATTTCGTAGCTTCCCTGTATTCAAAGGGAGTTAAATTGCCATTATTCTCCCAGCTTATCGACATGGCTGAAAGAGAACGTTCAAAAGTTACACCTGGCAGGGGCACTTTCAGATTCTATACTGGTGCACTTCTTGCCTATATTCTTATGTTAGTTTTTAATAAGCCCTACTTCATGTTTGCCAGTGCCGTGCTGGTTCTTGCTATGGGGGATTCTGCATCAACACTTGTGGGTGTGAGGTTTGGCAGAAATAAGATACCATATAATAAACATAAAAGTATTGAAGGTGCTGTCGCAGGCTTTTCTTTTGCCTTTATAGGAATCTTTCTTGCACAGGTACTGATTTTTGCAGTTTCGCCACTATATGCAGTCATAATCTCTGTTTCAGCTTCATTTATTGGCATGCTGGTTGAGAGCCTGCCTCTTCCGGTGGATGACAATCTGAGCATTCCTGTTGCTACAATAGTTTTCTTAAGTATTATTTTTTAG
- the cutA gene encoding divalent-cation tolerance protein CutA, with protein sequence MVVMIYITTGNVEEAKKIARVVIRKRLAACANIIDGITSIYWWKGRMEEESEAILLLKTSKARVDALVHEVRELHSYDVPDITVIPLEGGLEEYLMWIKEETRSL encoded by the coding sequence ATGGTGGTCATGATTTATATAACAACAGGTAATGTAGAGGAAGCAAAAAAAATAGCCAGGGTTGTTATAAGAAAACGGCTTGCTGCCTGTGCAAATATAATAGATGGCATTACCTCTATTTACTGGTGGAAGGGCAGAATGGAAGAAGAGAGCGAGGCTATTCTACTTCTGAAGACTTCTAAAGCAAGGGTTGATGCTCTGGTACATGAGGTTAGAGAGCTGCACAGTTATGATGTGCCTGATATTACAGTAATTCCCCTTGAGGGTGGGCTGGAGGAGTATCTGATGTGGATAAAAGAGGAGACGAGGAGCTTATAA
- the cas9_2 gene encoding CRISPR-associated endonuclease Cas9, which yields MQKLLVELKNTSGDALQTPCSVSETLNREGTLSVPCTVLANNNSDEDLHYGKSGQDLRVPVINMRGEVLMPTRPRKARILLKQKKATVVQRSPFIIQLKYPIGENKQALTLGIDSGYTTIGFSAVTEKSELISGELTIRKRISKLLEQRSSYRQTRRSRLWHRKPRFNNRSIAKGWFTPSIQHKLNTHLRLIEKLKKILPITKVIVEVASFDTHNLQNPEIKGVEYQLGELQGYEVREYLLEKWKHKCAYYGKSNLPMEIEHIIPKIRGGTDRVSNLTLACHKCNQKKAKQTLKATAFMNIIRWRLVNTLKCDWTYGYITKHDRIEIGLKKSHVNDAFASGKN from the coding sequence ATGCAGAAGTTATTGGTAGAGTTAAAGAACACATCAGGGGATGCCCTTCAAACCCCCTGCTCTGTAAGTGAGACATTAAACAGAGAGGGAACTCTCAGTGTGCCTTGCACAGTACTGGCCAATAACAACTCCGATGAGGACCTACACTATGGCAAGAGTGGACAGGACTTGCGAGTCCCTGTCATAAATATGCGTGGAGAAGTATTAATGCCCACAAGACCGAGAAAGGCAAGGATACTTTTGAAGCAAAAAAAGGCAACAGTAGTCCAGCGAAGTCCTTTTATCATACAACTAAAATACCCAATAGGTGAAAATAAACAGGCTCTTACACTGGGCATAGATTCTGGATACACAACAATTGGCTTCAGTGCTGTAACAGAAAAAAGCGAATTGATTTCAGGTGAGTTAACCATACGAAAAAGAATCTCAAAACTCCTGGAGCAGAGAAGTAGTTACAGGCAAACACGAAGAAGTAGATTATGGCATAGAAAGCCAAGATTCAATAATCGTAGCATAGCAAAAGGCTGGTTTACACCTTCTATTCAGCATAAACTCAACACACATCTGAGATTGATTGAAAAACTGAAAAAGATACTACCTATAACTAAAGTGATAGTAGAAGTAGCGAGCTTTGATACCCATAATCTCCAGAATCCAGAGATTAAAGGAGTAGAATACCAGCTGGGTGAATTACAGGGCTATGAAGTAAGAGAATATCTGCTGGAGAAGTGGAAGCATAAGTGTGCTTATTATGGGAAAAGTAATCTTCCTATGGAAATTGAGCACATTATACCTAAAATCCGAGGTGGAACAGATAGAGTTTCAAATCTGACTTTAGCGTGTCATAAATGTAATCAGAAGAAAGCAAAGCAAACATTAAAAGCGACTGCATTTATGAATATTATTAGATGGAGGCTTGTAAATACTCTGAAGTGTGACTGGACTTATGGGTATATTACAAAGCATGATAGGATTGAAATAGGGTTAAAGAAAAGCCATGTTAATGATGCTTTTGCTAGTGGAAAGAATTAG
- a CDS encoding peptidase family M50 has protein sequence MGGFIAQIIMNRVKLEYWQWFIVVSIIATAYTIVKGQLSKNEIVFFAILLLWLSLLQALKRSKINAEKHAIFLLVKTEKGKGFIEKISKYKRFWKIVGNFMVIVGVLGMFFMLFSLINAIYLTYFKNIPAMKTQLLIPGYTIPLWYGLFAFVTIVVVHEFSHGILARAEDIPIKSLGVFFAFVIPLGAFVEPEEEVFNKKPWLSQLRVYSAGSFANLFLAVIVLFALTPLAMHAFFQSEGVQVVNVVKGSPAYGVLERGDMIMDIRGTPIKNFKDFYENLKQLKPGEKIKVTTERGSFILTLAPRKDDPKRGFIGIETFLPVKKGIFHIVNFLPLDLISLFRWVFFLNFIVGLVNLLPIHFGVAATDGHHILRIILNRFMRNVRAEKFSSAISIFIGLVILLNLIKPPL, from the coding sequence ATGGGTGGTTTCATTGCCCAGATTATCATGAATAGAGTAAAGCTGGAATACTGGCAGTGGTTTATTGTTGTTTCTATTATAGCTACCGCTTATACGATTGTGAAAGGACAGCTTTCGAAAAATGAGATTGTTTTCTTCGCCATTCTGCTCCTCTGGCTTTCTCTTCTTCAGGCATTGAAAAGAAGTAAAATCAATGCTGAAAAGCATGCAATATTCCTCCTCGTAAAGACTGAAAAGGGAAAGGGATTTATCGAGAAGATTAGTAAGTATAAAAGGTTCTGGAAGATTGTAGGAAACTTTATGGTCATAGTTGGAGTCCTGGGCATGTTTTTCATGCTCTTCAGTCTTATTAATGCCATATATCTTACCTATTTTAAAAACATACCTGCAATGAAAACGCAGCTACTTATACCTGGTTATACAATACCATTGTGGTACGGTCTTTTTGCCTTTGTAACTATAGTTGTTGTTCATGAATTTTCACATGGTATTTTAGCTAGGGCTGAGGATATTCCGATTAAAAGTCTGGGTGTATTTTTTGCCTTTGTTATTCCTCTGGGTGCTTTTGTGGAGCCTGAGGAAGAAGTCTTCAATAAGAAGCCCTGGCTTTCACAGCTGCGCGTTTATTCTGCAGGGTCTTTTGCCAATCTGTTTCTTGCTGTCATTGTGCTTTTTGCTTTAACGCCTTTAGCCATGCATGCCTTTTTTCAAAGCGAAGGTGTACAGGTAGTAAATGTTGTCAAGGGTTCTCCCGCTTATGGTGTTCTTGAGAGAGGCGATATGATAATGGATATAAGAGGTACACCTATAAAAAACTTTAAGGACTTTTATGAGAACCTAAAACAGCTGAAGCCGGGAGAGAAAATTAAAGTAACCACAGAGCGGGGAAGCTTTATACTTACGCTGGCACCAAGAAAGGATGACCCCAAAAGAGGATTTATAGGTATTGAAACCTTTCTGCCAGTTAAAAAAGGAATTTTCCACATTGTTAATTTCCTTCCTCTTGACTTAATCAGTCTGTTCAGGTGGGTTTTCTTTCTTAATTTTATTGTGGGCCTTGTAAACTTACTTCCAATACATTTTGGTGTTGCAGCCACCGACGGGCATCACATACTTAGAATCATACTCAACAGATTTATGAGAAATGTCAGAGCAGAGAAATTTTCCTCGGCAATATCAATCTTTATTGGCCTGGTTATTCTACTTAACTTAATAAAACCCCCATTATGA